Part of the Capsicum annuum cultivar UCD-10X-F1 chromosome 12, UCD10Xv1.1, whole genome shotgun sequence genome is shown below.
TGAGGCTATTGGTAGAAATATATGCTTATTTGCTTGATATtgaagatactcattatattccttgtCAGATAAATACATCCGTTGATCACCTGTGGTGTTAGACTGAGCAATATGAGCATTTTTAGTTGGTCGACCATGCAAAGAATAGCATATTTcacgagtatgtccaagcctattacaataactacacttaggtcTAGAATAACATACGccacgagtatgtccaagccttTTACAATAATTACACCTAGGACGAGATCGTCCAAATTGACCTTTCCTTCGTTGATTCTTCATGGACTGTGACGTTTGATTTTCTGATCTTCTCATTAAGGGCTCAGATTTAATCATGGGACTTAAACttccaatttcaatatttttggagccaaagaaaaaaatatcatgcTCAAAAGATATCTTGGGAATTTGACTTGAAAATCCCAAGAACCATATCTGAATTTCTGAAAACAAAAATCCCTGGAAAAAAAAACTGAGTCCCGGAATTAGGGTTCCGGCGGTCggaatctcaaaataattatcgGAATCTGGAAAGGAGCAAGTAGTCGGAGTCAGAATAGACTGGCGACCCCAACAGAAaaagaaacaactcaaaaattgaCCGGAGATGGGCTCACGCACCGGCGCGTGACGCAGATCTCACCGGAATTTCTGGATTCCGTTTGGCGCGTGGCGGCGTGTGGAGGGTAATTTTCCGGCGATTTTCGTCGGGTTTTTGTCGCCTGATCTTTCTGATCCTTTTGGTGGTGTTGTATTTTTcacacaacccacaaaataaaaattgacccaAATCAGTCACCGGAATTGACGCACGGTGACTGCGTTATCTTTTCTTATATTTCtaacctgctctgataccatgtgagaaataatgaagaaaaatattattgaattgttgtctctaaattattaaattgaaaccctatttatagacactacattccaatcctattcctaataggacactacattacaatccctttccaaatagaattcaatatgttattcctattcatattctaacagAATTCAACTAGCAATCTAATCTTTCAAATAGGTCTATGAATTTTGGGATGTCTAAGAAGTTCAGATTTTCTCATGGGATGGTTACTACTTTCTTTTGTTATGCTTTACTTGAGATGAAGGTCTATTatgaaacaacctttctaccttcacaaggtaggggtaagactGCATACAGTCATACACACCACCCTCCCCAGATCCACTTgggggattacactgggtatgttgttgttttagcAAATTACAATGAGGCCACCGCCCACCAGCTGTTGTGATTGGATTGGTGCTGTGAAATGCATTTAAACACTTGATGTTGTTCTAGAAATGATAAACTGTTGGTACTGGGATTAGGAGAAATGTCTCTTGTCAGGTTGTGACTTGTTTCACATTTTCTTTACAGCTGCTGATAAGAATTCAACGAGCAAGAAACTAAAGCATAATGTCATTGAGGCTGTTAATGAACTTATTCAAGATATTGCTACTTGCCATGAACAGATTGCTGAACAAGCAGTTGAGCATATTCATCACAAGTATCTGCCTTCACCCTCTTTCTGATTTGGCTGTCAGTTTTTTTCCCCAATCATATTTCTGATATTTGGCGTCACCTTAGATCTGGCTGGGTATGATGAATTCTGGTTTtgccataaattttttattttttgacatcAACTTACTTTTCAAATTAGCAATCAGCTTTAACAGCCATCCGTTATCCAAaaggtttcctttcttttatcTCTTTAATGAGTAATTTGCTGACAAAAACTGCACAAGGAACGGAAGTGGTGGAATTTGTACTGCTTGAGAGACTATTGGTTCTTTCTATTGtacaacaataacaatagtaataTCTATGTCTCAATCCCAATCTAGTCATGGTAAGCTATATCTCTCCTTTCTTTACAATAACATCCAAAAGAGTATCAACATGATCTACATTGTTCATGTTACGCTAAAAAGCCAAAAACCGTAAACCTCTAAATTTATACATGAGGTGCTTTCCTATCTAGACATCTAGATTTTCTTCCTTTCCAGAGAACTTTTTGTAGAGGAATGTTtaatgcaccgggctgccctttttattTTCCAATTTCTTCAGCTGCTGATTGCTTCCATAAGTTTGCTACACGTCACCCATTCGATACCAAATAGGCTAGTGAATGATCTCAGATCTGCCATGACACTGAACAGTGCGGCAACAAGTGTGCTGTAACTTCTACTGGACCTTCACATAAATAGCATTTACTGCACATGCTAAGCTCCCTTTTCTCTAAGTTTTTCCCGATTTAATCACGCTTTGTGTAAAGCAGTCTGAGGCTCTGAGCAAAGAACACTGATGGTGCTTTCTCTTCCTCAGATTTCTCATTTCTCCGTGGCCATTGAGTATAcctttcaattttcatttttgtccAGTATTCTACCGCAGGATTTAACAGTAAAAATAGCCATTCCCATCTGTCTGCCAGATCAGCCTAGTCTTTTGTGACCCTATATTCAAGGTTCTGTTGTGTATAAATGATCAGGTTGCTTATACTCGTCTCACATCCATGTGGGGGGGGGGGAAGCATTTTTTTAATCATTGCATGTGCACCATGACTGTTGAAAGACCACAAAGAAATGAAAAGTTAGCACTATGAGTACACAAGGTTGTCTTGTCATACATGGCTGTCATTAGCTTTGGTGAAGAAGCCTATTCACATATAACTAAggacccgtttggccatgaaaaccaAAAACATTCACTTTATTTGgcatttttgaagttgaaaatagagttggagttgtgttggGCCATAGTATTTTtgaaatggggtatttttgaagttaaagattataaaaagtgaaacaaattttaaaatttttgagttttatgaaaattaggttattttatgaaaataaaaaatttaaatttttttgaaaatggaTAAATTAAAAAGTGCAAAAGATGAATCCAAAAATAGCGAAAACACCTCTTGAggtgtttttcaaaaatccaaatatTGTGAAAACATATTCCGGTAATATTTATGGCCAAACAAGTATCCCTGAATAAAGTGAAAACACATTTCAGAATATTGTGAATAATCTTTATGGCCAAACGCCTACTAAGTCAAGCTTGGAACTACCACATCAACAATTATGTGTCAATTGCAAGCTAATCCAATTGCTTAGTGTGGCTTGTTGCCCAAGTGGGGCATTAGAATCTAAGTTGcgtggactcttcacttttgatgccgcacccatgtcgaattctccaaaaatacactagctTTGGtgaatccgacacgcacccattggtatttttgaagagtctgagcaacataggttAGAATGATGGTACATTTATAAAAAGATCcctcaaaaaattatttatctaatTACAATGTAATAAAAAATGATGGTACATTTATAAAAAGTTtcctcaaaaaattatatatctaaTTACAATGTAATAACCTTCTGCTGATTCTTTTATAATAAATAAGCTTCTGTAAAACCTTACAAGACTCTTATGCTAAGCCTGCCATTTGGATTTTCATATTGAGTATAAAACTATTCTGGTAGGACTGCCGATGGAATTGTTAGAAATCTATTGGTGATATCTGCTTTAGTAACAATATTTTCTgttatcatgaaaaatgacaactATTTCAACCCAGGATGTCCTCTGCTACCTGGGGATCATATTAGTAGTGGTTATGTAGAACTGTGATGGTCTATGGTATCCCCTATGCAGCATTCCTGCAAACTAAAAGCATAAGAAATTCAGTTTGGTTGATCGATATGTTCAGTGAAATCAGACAGATGCGCACTCAACTAGTGAAGTTGAACTGACACAAAAAGAGGGCTTACTAtcacttcaaaattattttcaaatgcATTGTTTTATGTTTCATATAAATTCTTTGCTATTTCTAGTAGCTGTTTATGGATTGAAAAGTATGGGAAGGTTGATGCTATCCTCTCTGATCCAGCTATCTGCGTTTCAACTCTTTCTTCACCTATTAATTGTTGTCCGTTCCTACTTTCTTTCAGTGAGGTAATTTTAACTTTAGGCAATTCAAGAACAGTGATGGAATTTCTATGTGCTGCAAAGGAAAAGAAGAGATCTTTCCGGGTTTTTGTGGCTGAGGGTGCCCCGAGGTTGTAGAAGTGGTTACCTTTGATCACTAAGTGTTGTAATACTGTACAGTTTCTGTAATTTCCTTCTTTTTTAACTCTATGTTTCTTCTACTTGTTTGATTGTTCCTACATGGTTTTACTTAAGGTATCAGGGACATGCCCTTGGAAAAGAATTGGCTGCGAGGGGTCTACAAACCACAGTGATCACCGATTCTGCTGTTTTTGCAGTCATCTCTAGAGTCAACATGGTATGTCAGTGCTGTAACTTCTTACATTTAGCTATGAGGCCATAGTCGTTCTACCTAACTTCTGATATTTCCTATGAAAAGGTGGTTGTTGGAGCCCACGCTGTCATGGCCAATGGTGGGGTTATTGCACCTGTTGGAATGAACATGGTGGCTCTAGCAGCTCAGAGGCATGCAGTTCCCTTTGTTGTTCTTGCAGGAACTCACAAGGTATTTTAGCATCACTAAGGCACTGGTTTGTTCCTTCaggaaattaatattttttactctCTCTAGTTCGATTGAAAAATTTAATGAGCTAGTTCCATAAAACAGATTATATAAATATTGGAATCTTCTGCTCCTGACTGAAATATAGTCCTTGTGGTCTAGAGTCTGTTTTTGATGCTGCAGTAGTAGCACCTATGATTTTGCCTCTGACACTTGATGAATCTGATATTTGAATTTAAGTAGAAGTTTTACTTGGGATAAGTATGAGAATAATGCAAAAAGGCAGGTCCCTCTTGCTTTGATTTTGTGTCAATAAAAGGTCGAGAGCATTTCTTAAAAGCTTTGAAGAAGTCATTTCACAGCTGGAGTGTCGTAATAAAAGGTTAATGCTCACTATTTAATTGTGTTGTCTATGCAAAAGAATGCAAGTAACTTATTTGAAATAAGCACTCAGTGAATGTGATGTTGCAATTTCGTGACATTCATCCGGTTTTCGTTCCCCACTCATCTGCTTTATATGTCTCTCTTCTTTGGTTCAGCGTCTGTATCCTTCCTAGGCTTTTGGCTAAGATCAAGGGTTTATGTCATCTATTGTGTGATGGATTCTTTTTCTAGTTTTTCGGGTTTGGTTCCTATATTGGCTTTCATCAGATAAATAGTGGAAACTTACTTATCCATTAAcacatttaaatataattttcctGTGactattttgtctttattttgtttaatttccTACAGGAAATCTTAACTATCCTTGCTTATTCTCTAAGATGTAGTGCAGCTTCTTCAAGATGTTGAAAGGCCGTAGGTTTGTGTTATTTGTAAAATTTAAGTGATAATTGTGCTAAAGAAAAACTAGTATGCAAGTTCAAAATTTTGGAGAAAGTAGCCATCGTTCAGTTTGAAAGTAACTCTTTAATCACTGCCCTATTTTTAAGAAACTTCATAAAATTCTCCACATTCGAGAGTAGAACAGCGCAGCCCTGTTAAACTctttgggtgtgtttggtacgaaggaagATATTTTCCGTCTTCTTGGTTAATAAGTGGGTTTCTTATTTCCTAGTGTATGGTTGCAAGCAAAAAATATTGTGCcaagaatatttatatgtaattgAGGAAAACACTATAGCTGTGAGATGGGGTGGGGACTTGGGAGTGTTTGGGTGGAATGGTCAAGGGGGTGGGGGTTCGGGACCGGTGGAGGATGAGGAGAGGAGACAATGAGCTTGGGAGGCTATTTATGAAACTTGTTTCCCTATTCCCACTAGGAACATCATTTTCCTGATTTTAAGGTTATGCTTTtcctagagaaaatattttgaccaaccaaacatgggaaaattgaaaaactttttctggaaaatgttttcctccaTATTAAACACACCCTATATTATTTATAAACTTACAATCTGTGTTAGATTTTCCCGAGACAATAGGAAGGTGTCAGGTTCTAGTTACATCATAGCAGTTGTAACATGGTTGCTTGCTACTGATGGAAACAAAACAATCAAGTAGCCGGTCCTCTGGTGGACTGtctgcaaaaagaaaaaagagaacacaGCCTTAAACAGAGATGTATTTTTTGTTAGCTTTTTCATGCAATCTGGTTATTGTACATGATTTACACAGAATGTTGTTAGATGGTAATAGATGGACTGCACAACCTTTAATTATGCTTGCTGCACTGCCTTAATGCACAGATTAATAAAACCTTAATTACTTGTCTCAAATAAAAAACCAATTAAATTAGCCTATGGTAGAATACCAGAGGGAGATTGAACCAGACTTTCTTAGCATACAAATAGGAAAATGCAGAGCTGTCAACTGCTAATAGGCAGTGGTGGTAAAGATAAAGGAGAGGGAAATCCACCTTTGCTGGGGTCCTCAACACAGGTTCAACTCAAAGACATCTATCCGTAGTTTGTTTAAAAGAATTAAGATTTTAACTGACACGTGGACTAAGATTATTGCCACTACTAAAACGGTCTCGGACCTAAGACTACTCAGTAGGACACAAATGAATCACTAGAGGTCGAATCTGTTTATGCTTGCTTTAAGAAAAGGTATGAGTTTGACCTTCACAGAGTTGAAGAGAGAATAATTTGAATGAGTGATAACATTTGTGCTTAGAAGATGTACAGAAGACAATGGTGAAAGTCTCGAAGAGTGTAAGGATGTTACATTAAACTGAAAATAATATAATGCAGCATTCCTATGTATTCCTTTGTGTGGGGGTTTTCCGTTTAGAAGGATTGAGCTCTAGTTCAGGCTAAATGCTCAAATTAGTGCCTAGTCGCAATTCAAGTCAAACCTATTCAGTATTCACTATTTTTACAGTCAAGCTTGAGCCTACTAGTGATTCTTAATCAAACTCTCATCAAACTAAGGCTTGATTTCATACCACCTCATTTAGTTGAAGATTGATTGCAGAGCTACCTGGGACACTTAATTATAGATGGCACATTTTGGCTTCCaaattttatatgttattatctAGCTAATTGCTCGGCGGTGTCCTAGGTGAAATTCGAAAAGGATTGTGACTATGTTCTAGCTAGCAGTGGTTCCATCCTATTCAATATGAGATTAGTCTCCCACTTTGGTATTCTTCCATCATAGTCATTGCGACTCAGCTCACTACCAAGTATCAGAAGCTGACTACAACACTACCACGCCACATCTTGGCTCCTCGATCCTCACTATGTTAGAAACCACAAGAAACACACAAATGCATCTAATCTTAAGAGTCATGCCACTATCAATCTCTAGCCAATAGCCTACTTAGCAGTGATGCTGAAAGAACTATTCGATGTATTTCATGGTTGAAGTTGCATTGTTATAGGGTACTGTCCTATGGCAGGATTATGATAGTTCACTCCGTAAAGGTAATGAATATATCTCATTAGTCATGTCGCGATTAATAAGTTTGAAATGGAACCAGAAACATGAAATTTCATGGGGAAGCGATACTGGTTTTGTATTCAACTAccacaaaaaaacataattttacaaATGCTAACTGAAACCGTGCAAAGGGCCATAAATTTTCCATCTCGAAAGAAATATATGATAGATTTTAAGCATCATATGATggtatttaaatttgaataaaatcaCATACCTATTGACATGGATAAAATAAAGAGAACTCTTATAAATTGGAACCTGAGCATGAAGAATGAAGAAGGCAGCTAAACAAATCGCACTAACATTGTAGGACATGCGTTATTTTAAAATACTACTTGTGATTTCTTGGTATTCTCGTAGTTGAGTGAAGGAATACCATAAAAATTGGTGAACTATTTTTCTCTGGTCAAATGTCTTTTCTTACTGCATCTGTTTCAACTGAGAATCATTTGGAACTCTACTTATTTGTGCAACAGTTATGCCCTTTGTATCCGCACAATCCAGAAGTCTTGCTAAATGAATTGAAATCACCAGCTGAGCTACTGGATTTTGGAGAATTCTCAGATTGCCTGGATTTTGGGAGCAGCTCTGGTTCCCCTCTACTTCATGTTGTTAATCCTGCATTTGATTACGTGCCACCAAATCTTGTTAGTTTATTTATAACAGACACGTGAGTTCCCCTTACTGCTAGTATTTTTGAGAATGTATTTCATGTTATATTACTCCTTGGGGAATGCTAATTGATAGTGATGTAACCCGaccttaacatgcatgagattAATTTACAACTCAATCTACGTAAATGCAAGAAGAAATTTCCCTGGGAAAACTGTCTGATCAATATTGACTGTACAAACTAACAAGTttgtgaaatattttgttttcttatatTGTAACATGTTCCCTTTTTGGCAATACGGAATCATATGACACTGGTTCTCTCTAACTTGACTACATGATCTTCTATTatgtttttgatttcttttcccttttttattttaaaactcttgAGTTTATTCTCTTTTCCTGTTTCAGGGGTGGACATAATGCTTCATACGTATACAAGCTCATAGCTGACTATTATTCTGCTGATGATATTGTGGTGAAACAGAAATTGATTTCTTGAAATAGTAGTATCAAGCTTCAGCTGTTCTATAGATATTAGTGAGGTATCATTCCTTTTTTCCTTCTTGATTAGGTTTCTTAGCATCAATGCATTTCTCAGTTTTGGTATGGCGTCCAATAATTTGACTCTGTAGTAGGGGTGTGATGTAGCAATAAGGCACGATGAGAgacattttcttttttcattgctTCCTCGTAATTGGACTCACATTTAAAACATCtattttccctcttttatttgtTTATAGCACTGTGATTTCAAATGTTCTCTAAACCAGTTCAATTCCTTTTTAAAGAATACTCTGCAAATATTTAGTTCCAGCCAAACAATTTCTGAGGGCCATCGGACTGGATGAAAACCCTGAATTACCCGTGGTGCACTTGCGGGAAACTTCTTGCCGAGGGCCTGTGCACCCTCGGGATTAGTCGAGACTCGAAGAGTCTCTGATACCCGGtgcaagtcaaaaaaaaaaaaagaaaaaaaaaaaaaaagaggcctGTTAGGTATTTGTATCTGAACACTTTAGATTTCATTATGAACTAATTCAGCTATATACTAACTATCTGCAAATATAGTTGATTGATGTTAGGCAACTCATTCAGCTGAACCTAAAACAAGCTGCAGGCAAGGAGTGCTCTCCCAGATTTTTTACAAGTACATGATACAACcgtattcttttatgaaaacaCACACCCCGATGAAGTTCCTGTAGAGACACGCCTTGAACAACTGGCGTTATAGTCAATAACACAAGTTTGGTAATCATTGTCCCAGAGGCAACACTTACATTGTACTGAATGCTATAAACAGATGAAAGAGCATCCTGATCTTCGAGTATGGATTGATTCGGGAGATTAGATTTGTTCTTAAATTTTGTGCTTTTGGATGTATTTGACGCACTTCTTTTTATGGTCTTGAGGTAGTTTTCCTTTGTGATATTCTCATGCTATTTGTTGACTGAAAAGTTTTGTCCATTGATTCATTCGTGTGTTGTCAACAATTGAAACAGTGGTCTAATGTTAGAGAATTGATGAAATTGTTTTCGCGAGAATATTTTAATCTTTTGCCTTTGAATTTAGGTCCACTCAGTTTAATCCAAGCTTAATTTTCCAGTGATTTAAATAGGTGTATCATAGAGAAGATGATTATCGAACCAAATTCAATGGAACCACAAAGAAATGGAACGTCATCACTTTTGAGTTAGATATTGCTTCATAATGTACCATCGGTAACAACCATACAAACAAGCTGCAAGAGATGCGATGGTTCATATAGCACAATTATTCGTCCGGAGAATTTGAAAAATGGCCAAATTGGCAGGATTCACTAGACAAGTGAACTGAGATGTGGGCCTGTTGGGGACGTTGCAATTTGAAGCAACTGAGAGGGGGGCCTCTTGGAGACGACGCAATTTGAAGCAACATAATGTTCTTCATGCTgccaaaacaatataattatacAAGATTCTGTAGGGGAGAAATTAGGTGTTGGGGTCTGGCAAAGCTCCTTGTAATGCATCAGCAACAGTGAAATGCTTTTCACTGGAAGAGCTACTACTGTTATTAAAGAACCAAGAACTATTACACAATGATACATTAAAACTGAGTacagaattagaaaaataaggtACAGCCAACACTCTCTCAGGCCCTTCCTCTTTTACAAGATAGGTGACGAGAGGATAACGACAATTGGAACCCAGCGGAAGTAGATTGACTAACTAATTGGCAATTCAACGGATGCAGGTTCCACAGTATTCTTGTCGCCGTCTTCTACCTCAAACCAGAAGAAGAGTGATGTACGAGTATAAATGACTCGTACTCGTTGCAACGAAAGTGTCCCACTGGTTAGGACAGCTTTGGCACCTCCTTCAATTCGAGTTCTCACAACCGAAACACCATTATTACAAGTCTCGAGTGCTGATGAGACAACCTCAGCAGCACCAGCAGTACTGATAATTGCATAGGAGAGATGGTCCAGAGGGTTCGACTCACACTGAAGAATGCACCCATCAATTGTGAGCTTCCCGCTTCTATGAAGCAAGCAGCAACCGAGCTCTGTCCTCACAGTCAAATTAGCCAGCTTGCATGTGGACATGAACTCTAATGCGCTGTTCAGAACAAAGAACAAAGATGCATACAATAGCGAGTGAAAACAGTTCCACATATCAGAGAGCAAATCCAAATTCGGGTTAACTGGTCTTATACAAACTTGAATAAGCATTGCACAGACTGAATTGAAGATGGTGTAATGTAATCTTGTTGTGGTTCGTTTAATATTTTGATCAGAATTGCAAAAAGAATCTGATGCTCTAATTTAAGGTACAATGTCAAGTTGATTAAGGAGAAAAAGTAGTAGAAAAGTAATGAAGGTCTCACAAACCTGTCTGAACTGCGGGAGCAAATAAGAGTTGTATCATCAGGACTCTCACCTGCGCCAATCTGTAAAAAGGAAGTTGAGGCCGCGAAAGTCTAGTGCCTTTAATCTGATAGATAATTTACATGCATTTATTTTTCTCTTGCAAGGTATATGCCTATATGGCAAGGGAGAAAATCTTGACATGGGTGCATTGTATGTGAACAGTCTAGGGTTGGACAACCATCACAACCAGAAGCGAACCTAGGATTTGAAGGTTACCGAGGCACTACTACTTAAAATAGAGACAAAAAAAGCATTGTGCATTGAGTCAATTAGGGGAAATTTGGGTTCATTTGGTTCAACTTATCGAAGGGGAATCTTGGAGCAATGGTAAAGTTGTCTCCATGTGACCTAGAGGTCACAAGTTTGAGCCATGGAATCAGCCACTCATACCCGTGTGAAGATTCGCATAAAGATTGGCTGTCTAATTACACCCAAAGGGTACAGCCCCTTCCCAGACACCGTGGATGCCGGATGATTCGTGCACCAGACAGCCTCATTGGTTCAATTTATTAggtttttatttgaaaaaaaaaaaagactaaccAAGTATTTGGTTCTCTCAATTTGCAATTCCAACAAGTATACCATATAATATGGTTTTCCAGCATTACCTCCATACATCTAATGAATTTACATTACTATAACTATTCGCGTGCACATCATATCATCCACAAACTAAATAGAAGCTCTACGAGTGGGAACAGCTATAATGTGACTTCACATAATTATATAGCTTTGAAAAAACTCTCAGAAATCTCAAGACTCTGAAACATCAAAAGATCCAGCATCTTGTAGGCATTAAGTATGTAAAGTAATCTGAGGTTAACATTTCAAAGTTACCAAGCAAAGTGGCTTTTCAATCTGAATATTTGATACACGATGGCTGCCTCCTGCAGCAATCAGTATAGAGTCCCCAGGCCTGAACAGCATCTATGACATCAGCTTGTAAGCCCAAGATCAGAACAGAGAAAACAAAGTGGTATAAAAATGCTAACCTTGCAGCAGATACGGCCATCTCAATGTTCGGATAAACTCCAGGATGAGACAAATCTTTCACAGAACGATCTACTCGCAACCACAGCCGAGGGTGACATGCCAAGAATCGCCATCTGTGGCAAACGAGGGCGGTGTTATACCGATCTGCAACTCAACAGCAAGTTGTGACAGAAAAGAATCACATAGCACTATAATGTGGTCTACACTAACATCAAACAGATTCATCCTGTTGGAGCACACTAGAAAAATGAATCACAGTGCACACATgcaaatgaaaaaatgaatatcAGTGCAAATATGGAAATTATTTCCTCCTCCCAAATACACACAAACGAAAAAACTAATAAGGTTTTCCAGATGACCACCCACAATAAGTTCTAAGAAAGAAATTAATCTCTTCTTGTAATCCAATAAATCAAGTATAGCTTTAACAGTGGTGCCGGTGCTTAAAAACTACTGCTCATTGCCTTTAAGAAATCTGGGGTATGAGTAGACaaacttttttattatttgctCTTTTTAAAAACAAGTAATGCTAAGAGCTCTTAAAATCTTTTTTCCACAATAAGACTACTTGCATTACTCAAGCCTCACGACAGAAGCAGACGCAAATGCTGAACTGTTCAAGTATATGCTCCTCCACCAGCATTGAGCTAACAGGTTAAGGTTGCTTGCCCGGTTAATTGGCTGAGCTTACAAAGAAACAATAAGGGATAATTTACACGAAATCATAATTGAGGGGAAAAAGGGAAAGATGAGTATGTAATCAGGCTACTGTGAGAGCTGGTGAGAAGTCTATAGTTACCTTTCACAGAGATCAATGAAAAAAGAGCAAAGACAAGAGAAACTCATAGGCAAAACCAAGCTGCTCTCTAGATCACGTGTTCAAAGCCTAACATTCAGCTGTTTTGAATGGAAATATAATAATAAACTAACAGTTCTCAGGTGATAAGGTGTAAAACAAGTTCATATCCAAGTCACATTTTTTTTGTGCTTTGGTTATTATTACTTTGTTCCCAGCGACGCATGGTTCGAATCTTGGAAAGAAGAAGGCATAATCCAGGTGCTACACTAAACTAGG
Proteins encoded:
- the LOC107850423 gene encoding translation initiation factor eIF-2B subunit beta — protein: MNALVNEFIIKLKKRKIEGSKTTAKLTAEVLRSCISQQRLPQTNQAAALIDTIRAIGEKLIAANPVELAVGNIVRRVLNIIREEDVSLTAAAVGGLGVSAGSDDEDDFRQDDHPGLSAAAVAAAARSTLRPPSLQTLLEDLPQSTALPRTSSSGGDSDGKSKSADKNSTSKKLKHNVIEAVNELIQDIATCHEQIAEQAVEHIHHNEVILTLGNSRTVMEFLCAAKEKKRSFRVFVAEGAPRYQGHALGKELAARGLQTTVITDSAVFAVISRVNMVVVGAHAVMANGGVIAPVGMNMVALAAQRHAVPFVVLAGTHKLCPLYPHNPEVLLNELKSPAELLDFGEFSDCLDFGSSSGSPLLHVVNPAFDYVPPNLVSLFITDTGGHNASYVYKLIADYYSADDIVVKQKLIS
- the LOC107850424 gene encoding F-box protein SKIP5, with amino-acid sequence MEQHKKKWRLSTDFSLINNLDDGCLMHIFSFLHPIPDRYNTALVCHRWRFLACHPRLWLRVDRSVKDLSHPGVYPNIEMAVSAARPGDSILIAAGGSHRVSNIQIEKPLCLIGAGESPDDTTLICSRSSDSALEFMSTCKLANLTVRTELGCCLLHRSGKLTIDGCILQCESNPLDHLSYAIISTAGAAEVVSSALETCNNGVSVVRTRIEGGAKAVLTSGTLSLQRVRVIYTRTSLFFWFEVEDGDKNTVEPASVELPIS